The Staphylococcus sp. 17KM0847 DNA segment AAAAACCGAATCAATGTAACGATAAATGATCAGCACTATACGATTGTTGGCGAAGATGATCCAGAACACATTCGCTATGTTGCGGATCTTGTTGATGGCAAAATTCGTGAGTTGGGACGTCGTAATGCAGGATTAGATTCTGTGCGAAAGTCTGTTTTGACTGCTGTAAATGTTATGCATGAACTCGTGTTATTAGAAGAAGAAAATGCGCGTTTAAGAGAAGAAATTCAACGCTTAAAACATAGAG contains these protein-coding regions:
- the zapA gene encoding cell division protein ZapA, with product MGEFKNRINVTINDQHYTIVGEDDPEHIRYVADLVDGKIRELGRRNAGLDSVRKSVLTAVNVMHELVLLEEENARLREEIQRLKHRGN